Within Polaromonas hydrogenivorans, the genomic segment ATATATCTGCCCGTAGCCCGCGAGCGCCCCGAAGTGGTTGCGGTTCCGCTTGAGAGCTTCGTCGCAGTCCTTCATCGACAGCTCATACTGGCCGAGCAGGTAGTAAACGATGGCGCGCTGGTTCCAGCCCTGCGCGAAGGCCGGCTTCCTGCGGATCACCTCGGAAAACGTGGTCAAAGCCTCGACCAGCTGCGACGCCGCCATCTGCTGGACGCCGCGCTGGAACAAAGCATCGATCGCGCGGTTGCCGGAACGGCTCCAGATCTGCCACAGTGCGGCTTCGGCGAGTTGGCGAACGGGCGCGTCATCGTCCCGCAGGCGGACCACGAGACGGTCGGCATCCGCCATGGCGCCGACTTCGCCCAGGCGCGCGATGGCAGCGCGCCGCACGGCAGGCTCGGGGTGTTCGATCGCCTTGAGCGCCTGCAGCCGTGTCGAAGGCGGGTCGGCCGCAGACAGCGGCTGCGAAAGCGTCATGATCATCAAAACGATACAAAGGCACAGTGCACGCAACATGATGCTCCTCCTATACGCCGTGGCTTGCGCCGGCAAATTAAGCCCTGGCGCCCGCCCGGCGCTGGCGCACGGACGCCGCCAGCTGCTCCAGCACGGCCACGGTCGCCTCCCAGCCGATGCAGGCGTCGGTGACGCTCTGCCCGTAGCGCAGGCCTTGGCGACCATCGACGATGTCCTGCCGGCCTTCGACCAGGTGGCTCTCAATCATGAGGCCGCAGATGCTGCTCGAGCCGCTGGCGATTTGCTGCGCGATATCGGCCGCCACGGCGGGCTGCCTGGAAAAGTCCTTGTTGCTGTTGCCGTGGCTGCAGTCGATCACCAGCCGCGCGGGCAAGCCGGCCTGGGACAGGCTCGCCGCAGCGCGGCTGACGCTGGCGGCGTCGTAGTTCGGCCCGTCACTGGCGCCGCGCAGCACCAGGTGGCCATCAGGGTTGCCGGTGGTCGTGATGACGATGGCCTTGCCTTCGAGCGAGATGGAGGGAAAGCGGTGCGACTGGACGGCCACATGGATGGCGTCGATGGCGGCGCCCACGCTGCCGTTGGTAGCGTTCTTGAAGCCCACGGGCGCCGAAAGGGCCGAAGCCATCTGCCGGTGCAGCGGGCTTTGCACCGTGCGGGCGCCGATCGCGCCCCAGGTGAGCAGTTCGGCGTAGTACTGCGGCGTCACCAGGTCCAGGATTTCAGAGGCCGCCGGCACGCCCAGCCGCGCGCATTCCAGCAGGATGCACCGCGCATGGCGCAGGCCCGCGCCAATGTCGCCCTGGCCGTCGAGTTCCGGGTCGTAGATCAAACCCTTCCAGCCCATGCGCGTGCGCGGTTTTTCGAAGTAGACGCGCATCACCAGCAGCAGCGAATCGTCCAGGCGCGGGGCCAGCGGGCGCAGCCGTGCAGCGTATTCCAGGGCCGACTCAGGCTCGTGGATCGAGCACGGGCCCACGATAACCAGCAGCCTGTCATCCAGACCGCGCAATATATTGCGGGTGGCAGCGCGCGAGGCGGCAATGAATGCGGCTTCGGCTTCGCCCGCTGGCAGTTCGCCCTGCAGCAGCCGGGGTTCCGGAAGCGGGTCGGCCTGGGCGATGTGGATGTCTGAGATTTGGGTGGACATGGCGTCTGCGTGATGGGGGCTGTTTTTCGCGGCATTCACCCCGTCCTGATCACCGAAATAAACTCGGTCCCGCTTTCCGGCAGCCAAACCTCCCCAGGCCGGCCCAGTATCTGGCGGATGTTAGCGGCGGGACGTGGCATGGGTAGCACACCGAACTTCTCGCTGCCCGGGTCGAAGCGCAGCATGGCGTTGTTGCTCCACTCTGCGGCCCAGACGATGTCCTGGTCGTCCACGTACACGGCGTACACATGCGGATCGGTTCCTGGCGCTTTCCAGGTGCGCCAACTGTTGGCCCCCATGCCCAGCGCCGGGTCGTGCATGGAGAGGTTGCCGCTGTTCCATTCGGCCACCCAGATGCGGCCACGGCTGTCGGACCAGACGCGGCGCGCGCCCTGGCGCTGCGTGGGTGGTTCTACGATGCGTGACATGCCGGTTTTTCGGTCGATTTGTGCAATGAACGACCCCGCCAGCGAGCACCACCACACGTCGCCCCTGGGAGTGGCGCATATGCCGTAGGGCCCGCGTCCGCGCGGTGACGCTTTCACGCTGACCAAGCCGGTGCGCACGGCCACTTTGCCAACGTAGCCACTTTGCCCGGTAAACCACAGGTCGCCGTCGCCATCAAAGGCGCAGGTGTTGAGGTTGGCATGGGGCGTTGCGGCAGGCAGGTGGAAAAGCCTCACCTCACGCGCTGGCCAGCTCACGCGCGCTATGGCGTTTTGCCCACCGTCGGTCAGCCAGGCCGCGCCGTCGGGTCCGGCAATGACGCCGTGCGGCGACGAAGCATCGCCTAAAGAAATCAGTTCCGGCTTGCCCGTGCGCGGGTCAAACCAGCCCAGGTGCCCGCTGCGCTGCGCAGAGAACCATACCCCGCCATCCGGCGCCGGTGCCAAGTCATGGATGCCGGTGGCACGCGGCGTGTTGAGCGGCCAGGACTGCAGACGCGCGGCATCCGGAGGCTGCGCGCGCCCGGCGCCGGGCCAGAGCAGAACGGCGGACAGCGCGCCCAGCGTGCTGCGGCGGCTGATGCGGGTCATCTGGGCGCTGTGGAACGAATGAGCGTTCATTGGCACGGCCATGGCAATACCTCTTTTGCGCGTTGGTGTTCGATGGTGCGGCTTCGGGCAGTTCATTTTGGCGGCAATGCAGGGTGCCCTGCAAGGGGGTTCTGCGCGTTGCCGGTTGATGAACGTGTTTGGAGCAGGAACGGATGCCAGCTCCTCAAACGGGACGGATTTTTCCTGCCTGCGAATCAAACTGCTCGGCAAAAGGCAGCTCGATACAGCCTTCGAGCAGGAGCTGACCCTTGCGGATCATGTGCATCAGCTCGATGCCGGCCAGGGCATTTTTGGCGGCTCGAAATGACTTGAAGTTCAGCATCGGTTTGGTGACCCGTTTGATGGCCCGATGGTCCTGGCGGGCGATGCTGTTGAGTGATGTTACGCAGACGTTTGTTTTTCAGCCTTGGAAGTGGGAAAGCCGCACCATGTTTTGGACAAGAGTCCGGCTCATTTGCCGGGCCTGCCGACATCAGTGCACCGTCACGGCAGGAACCATCTTCGACAAGACCCGTACATCGCTGAGGGTGGCTGTGCGCCAGCCCGATGTGCGAGCACATCGTCGTCGACAAGCTGCCGTTCACGCCGGTCGAGGAGGCGCTAGCCGAGTGGCTCGCCAGCCAGGGGCGCGACCCGTTTGCC encodes:
- a CDS encoding tetratricopeptide repeat protein, translated to MLRALCLCIVLMIMTLSQPLSAADPPSTRLQALKAIEHPEPAVRRAAIARLGEVGAMADADRLVVRLRDDDAPVRQLAEAALWQIWSRSGNRAIDALFQRGVQQMAASQLVEALTTFSEVIRRKPAFAQGWNQRAIVYYLLGQYELSMKDCDEALKRNRNHFGALAGYGQIYLALGEPDRAQSCLERALKLNPNMARVAATIRLIEQHREQKRRAMI
- a CDS encoding 3-deoxy-7-phosphoheptulonate synthase, whose amino-acid sequence is MSTQISDIHIAQADPLPEPRLLQGELPAGEAEAAFIAASRAATRNILRGLDDRLLVIVGPCSIHEPESALEYAARLRPLAPRLDDSLLLVMRVYFEKPRTRMGWKGLIYDPELDGQGDIGAGLRHARCILLECARLGVPAASEILDLVTPQYYAELLTWGAIGARTVQSPLHRQMASALSAPVGFKNATNGSVGAAIDAIHVAVQSHRFPSISLEGKAIVITTTGNPDGHLVLRGASDGPNYDAASVSRAAASLSQAGLPARLVIDCSHGNSNKDFSRQPAVAADIAQQIASGSSSICGLMIESHLVEGRQDIVDGRQGLRYGQSVTDACIGWEATVAVLEQLAASVRQRRAGARA
- a CDS encoding Vgb family protein, which gives rise to MAVPMNAHSFHSAQMTRISRRSTLGALSAVLLWPGAGRAQPPDAARLQSWPLNTPRATGIHDLAPAPDGGVWFSAQRSGHLGWFDPRTGKPELISLGDASSPHGVIAGPDGAAWLTDGGQNAIARVSWPAREVRLFHLPAATPHANLNTCAFDGDGDLWFTGQSGYVGKVAVRTGLVSVKASPRGRGPYGICATPRGDVWWCSLAGSFIAQIDRKTGMSRIVEPPTQRQGARRVWSDSRGRIWVAEWNSGNLSMHDPALGMGANSWRTWKAPGTDPHVYAVYVDDQDIVWAAEWSNNAMLRFDPGSEKFGVLPMPRPAANIRQILGRPGEVWLPESGTEFISVIRTG